TTTTACATCTGTAACACAACagttctttaaaagtttttgaaaattacgaaagttaataaaatttgaagcaaagatAAATGACAccaagatttattttaacaaaaattatcataaaactgcttttttttaaaaaactgagttATATGCTTTTAGAGTCTGATAATATGAAATTCGTAAATGGTGGGATCGCTCATTAGTCAttctcatataaaaaatttgtttgttctttaatttctaaatgacaccaaattatgaaaatgatccaacaccatacctgccaacccccttctttaaaatgcataatattcGAAACAATATTGCAcaagaaattacttaaaatgcagaagatttaacacatttttatccCTTATTCAAAGAGTTAAAAGGTACAATTCCAGTATGGTACTCATGGAGCACCATACTGGAATATGGTGCTCCACGAGTAGAAGGGTGTTTTGACAATCACCTCAAATCTGacactaaagaaaaatatcatcccttttttgtactattttatATCAACATATTAATCATAGCCTAATCTCATAAATAAATGACCTGAAACATCTTTCAGGCTGAAATACCGTGTAAATTCAAGATATCATAGTTTGATTAAGGGAATAGAAGCCATGCTCAGATACATATGTGTCTGAGCATGAGCTCTAATTCCTTGATCTACATTGCTACACAATTAGAAGTAGTTCTAAGAAGCTACACAATTTTAATgtacattttcaaaatgcagAAGATTTTAGTCTCAAGTTGGGGCATAAATGCAGAAAGTTTCTGCAAATTGCAGAAGAGTTGGCAGCTGTACAATACTAACATTGATTGCTTATACATTCTCCTTCCATAGGAACTTTTCttcgtatatttttataactgtttgataaaattctatttttcgttttatacTCCACAGAAGAGCACAGAGAAGCATAACTAGATGAggaatttgattaataattttaaattttttgtactttgctgcaaaaatataaattttgttgcagcaatatttaaagtgaaaagaaTATAGTcacttaaacataaaatataattatttaaactgccaattatatatattagactTTTAGTATTAAGATcttttgaatacataatatcataaattttactcctttgaaacttctttctttctggatattttacaaaaagagcCCATTTGTGCACCtgttaaaattcttcaaaaatttcaaaattttagggTGAACGCCCTGATATTGTTTTGTCTTTCTACTTTGAGTTTTGGATCCCTGAAGTGGGTTCATTTCCAAAATACACCTGAAAATTAGAAGTcatcattacaaaaaattacaaattaatacaaaaaattacaagtaattcataaaaatattcattaaattgtcCAAAttctcaaaacattaaaaataaatcatgataaattaaaacatattgttaaaagaaaactcttatagaattttattattattttaagacataGTTTTTAATCTAACAGACCAATACTTGCAATCAAAATGATCTACAGATGGTGCTTAGCTTAATTTTTCATCTATGCTAACACTTGGCATTTTCCAGCTTTAATGTGAGAATAGTCAATAAGAAAGTTATATGGTATGTTAGTTACATAGGCGTTGcaaaaacctaatttttgtAGGGGACGGAATTAAATACATGGAAACAGTAGTGGtcaaaattcctcaataatatCACACATATATATATGGTAAAAGCTTGATGGAGCCCGTAACAGCATATTACGAGAAGTCTACCattatgacaaatttttaagtaattgggCAAATgctattactataaaaaaagaattatgcaaataaaaagttataaattactaGCCTCTTGTtattaaggcatttttttagGTACATTTTTCACCGATTTAGATAAgcaaatattatacaaaaaaagggtaaaatgtAAGACAATTTTACTCATTTCTGATATCAATACAGAAAaggcaaaaacgaaaaatatttcaccTTTATGTTTTAATCCTAtatgcttataaaattatatgtggGTGAACACTGAGTAAGTTATTATCTTACTTACAAGAGAAgagttcgtatcaaccagccactgcTAGGATTTGAACCTGGCCACCTCATTGGTAGGCAAATGCtgtattccctgagccaccatgttTTATTAAACTGCAGTATAAAATGAATGGTATATCGtctaacataaataaattatcttctaTGAAAAATATGGATTCCCTCAAAACTAAAACTCACACTACGCCTAAGCTTGCAATTGTTGAGATCTGTGCTGAATGGCAATAATTGCAACTTGTAGACACACTGCTCCAGATAAAATTGATGCACTCTAGTTGATTGAAATGGAGCCAAATTTcaatagatgaaaaaaatttttaacaataaattccgCTTATAAAGGTcaggaaataattgaaattcatattgtATTTCAGCACTGAGCCccaattgaaattttagctTACTAGTTCGccaaaatgagataaaaattttggttGATAAAATCCCTTTGGCAATAAGTAGCAAATGGTTTTATTTGTAGCAATCAGAAATGGGTTGAAACTTgcattgttgttaattttaataaaaatttgagttaCCTAGGTAATCTGTAAGTagtcaaaatttcaattgcaaGATAAAACCTTCTCAGATGCAAAAGCGAGTTGATAAAAAGAGTAATAATGTgagtttatttagaaaacttttaattgtgaATCAACATTCAACGgcagtttttgtactttttttaatttgcagcaTTTTTCCACTTTTATATCATAACTTCtaatttagcaaaatatatattaaaattatttattttccaaccGACTCTATCTGGCAAATAGGGCTGTCTATGGGCTGAGAAGATTTATCAAATCTAGGTCTCttacaagaaaaacaaaattcttaatcTACAAAACTGTCATGACAGTCTTGACATATGCTGCAgaagcttggacaatgacaaaactggaggaaaattgtattacaatatttgagagaaagattttgcagAGTATATTTGGTGgcgtaaatgaaaacaataactagAGAAGAAGATTTAACAAGATTCGCAAGATTttgcaagatttataaacaacctgatattattaattacataaaaataaatagaatgaattggatggcccacgtgattcgaatgagggatgacaatacaataaaaaagatgttGCTTTTCAAgcccactggaacaagaaatCGGGAGAGGCAccggttgagatgggctgactcagtggagtctgattttcttgcaattaatgaaaagattttgagatcaaagataaatcggaattcattatggagaaatcttcagaggaaggcattgacCCACAttggctgtctggccaactatgatgatgaggatgatttattttcaaatcagtagttttcaaattaaaaaatgattcatattaattattgttattttgctGATGGAATCAATAagagattaaataattaaaaacttattttaagtgTCTTTGTATACAAAAACCTCATTACATCCTGTCTAAAtaggatataaaataatttctacaaCATCTGTTAATCCATGTCAACACTTTTTCTACagtatttatacataaatacataattgtAAAGCGAtagaaattagatttattttctattcaaatcaaaataaataaaaacttttcttaaaatgggcgagaatgtttaatttaaatggttaaaatgacagcattaatatttgaaattattttaaaactaaaaattacctTTGGAAAAATTCAAGTGTTACAGCAATATTCTTAggatattctaaattaaatacgTAGTAAGCAGCAAAGAGAACTGAGAATGCAGTTTCAGGCCTATTTAACTCGCTATTTACGACACATCCATCTATACCAAGCATAAACCCTTCAGTATCCAGAGCATTTTGCcctaagaaattattaatacttttatacaaatacaatataaaaattataatgataaaatattttgataagtcTTATGAAGAAAACAGTTTGCATGGCACTTACCTATCCCAACAAGGCATGGATGACCAGGAATATCAATTTCGACTACATCATGTTGGTTTAACACCTGCAAGAAATATTTCCTATGGTTATTTTTCTATTCCAACCAATCTATCtaaaccaatatttttaatatttatcatcagGAGCTACAATCTTAAAGTTCttcaaaatactaataaaaaagcCTCCAAAATTCATAGATTaaccttaaaatgaaaaacaatgcccttacaaatatttggaaatatgtttaatgcaatttaaaaataaaaaaaaaattataaatcacaacttgtacttataaatttaataaaaaaataattgaaataaatacataatttacgaataaagtaaaatataaataaatacctcaTAAAGGTATTAAAGAACATCAAGAacatatttattgcattgtattataaattttttgttgatagtCTTAAAAGAGAAAGATTGCCTATTGTCTAAAATCAAACTCTTATATCTTGAAAAGCTTTGTACATCATCAACACTTATTATTAgaggatatttaaaatataaagattcaCATGTATTGCAAAACTctgtttattaacatttgttaTTGGAGGATATTTAGAATAAcaagatttttgaaaacatccattcaatattaaaatttcttataggatatttaaaataagactgAGGTGATTGTGACACAAAGTGAAAAACCCTGTAAATTTTATGTGCATAAGCTCGACGTCAGGATactaatttatgtattatagatgtttaataaaattttttgaacaaagatgtataattaaattacctacaaaataacaactttatagtaactaatttaataacgaaatttGTTTCTACAAGAGTTTGGATTTCAAAATCGCATGAATATAAATCATGATTGGATGTTAAGAACGCGAAGATGcaaatcacgatattggatttttaaattgcacaaaTATGAATTGTGATGTATGATTTTTAGATCACATGAATACAAATTGCAATGTTCGCCTTTTATATCATGTGTAAATACGAAAATTGATGTTTGATATTAGGAACGCATGAATTCGAAcaacattggattttaaacttgcatgagtatgaatcgcgatattggattataaaaacttgtaaatacaaattgcaatattggatttttaaatcacgtgaataggAATTTCGATGCACCATTTTTAAATCGAGTGAATAGGAATTGCGATACACCATTTTTAAATCGAGTGAATATGATTTACAatgtgtaacttttaaatcaggtaaatacgaaaattgaTACTAAAATCTCGTTGATACGCAATATTAGCAGATTCGGGCGcagaatcaaatattaaaaatagcaaaaatctgacaaactaataaaaaagaaagaaagaaaattaaatttgaatacgaATCACatgtatgaaaacattttagattGCAGAACTCTATGAAAAGGCAGAACTCTGTGAAGGATGATACAAAAAAACCGGAAATCTGAGGAACATGGGAATACAATTATCCCTGATAAGAAGattcaatgcaaaatttacattaactaatacagaaaaaataataattcacaagcaaaatgcttttaaaatgaaaaacatcaataagtttcataaaaaattatttgaattaaaagaaaaacacatttatgTTCTATACAtcacattaataattatcatcatatcattatattaataattacagtatTCATATAATAcaaagaatgaaacaaaaaaaattactgattttagaatagaaaattaattactataaaaattggaCCGTGGCCAAgcaagttaataataaattagttaaatactATAGTCCATGATTCAACCTTATGCTGAGTCTTAATCTCCTAGTTAATTGagatatctttatatatatatgaaaatgagTTAAATACTAAAGTTCCTGATTCAACGTTAGACTGAGTCTTAATCTCTCGCTGTGTGCAGATCTATTGTTAATTGAGCtatccttatatatatatatatatattaatgtttcatatgaaaaataaataaataacaagtaCTTGATATTACAGTGTTTTAACTTACCTCTGACATTTTGACTAATATAGAAATgtcttcattaaaatatttggcgATTCCAAAAAGAATTAACagcacaatattttttccattgttttgaataatcagagattttacttctttttcttcacatgccagaaaaaaagttataaaatcttTTCCTTTGGAATCAATTGTACTTCCtagtttttcaataatgtttttgtcagttaaagtttcaaaatgctGCAGCATAAAAGTTGAATGAAAAAGAAGTGGCCATTCAATTAATAAGTCACTTATTTTCGCTCCCTCGTTTATCTCTTTTCTTTGTAAGTAATAAGTTTGATTCATCAAAGTTATGGACATTTCACTATTTGggtggcaattttttaaaagtctttttttagaTTCTAAACTTTCAATAGTCTCATCTAGCGGAATGCTTGGAGACCACGCAACACACCCATAACTGTCAtaacattgttttcttttcttgttacTGTGTAGTTTTGGATCATCAACAAGCGtttttgatattgaaaattttcttctcaGGTTTTCAATTCGTGAGATCACGCGATTTGTGAGATGATCATATCCTGAcccaattgtaaaattttggaaattatcCCTTAAGATAGGAAATTTTTCAACACACATTTTAGCTACACTTTTTACTAACGCTTTCTTCGGGTTAGTTGTgaagcttaaaatatcatctgcgaTTATTCTAATCATTTCTCTATAATGATGTGGCAAAGGTTCTTTATTCTCATTTAGAGTTTGTAACAAATGAGGTGGCATTCTTTGCCAGCTTACAGCTGGCATAGCCATTTTTTGCCAGCTCACTGCAGCAGAACTTATCCTTGAATTCGCTCTGGGAATTTGATTGTTGGTTGTTTTTTCTAGAtgattattcatttcatttttgctattttgtttataattttctcttgGACGTTTTATTTCTGTGAAGTCTGACTTGTCACTccctaaaaatatgtaaataaataaaaaatatgatacacGCTAAATACAATCAGGCatataacataattataaaactacaaattattttaatattggaaaTCAGTCTcactcaaataaattaataattataactaagAATCAATATGAAAAGCTAGAAAACAAGCAGAGTTCataatgagaaatattattagGTTAACGACACACCGAACAGTCACCGAGAATCATGAGGCACAATGATGTGTACTGCCAGGCCCTTACATTAATGGTGGTCAGTTGGCGTAAGACCACTAAAATTCTACTCAGACCaccattaattaattatcagaGGTCTCCCAGAACAGAAATCAATTTACGCTACTTTGAATAAATTAGGttacatttcaaaacattataagCAGTCAAAAATATTGGGAAACTTGATTACGAtacatatttatctttttcttttcagcaatgatttaaaatttttaataaaagtctaTAGGTATTTAAAAGCACagaaattgcattaaataaggatttattaaaattacactatgaattaataagctttttaattttaagataaagctttactttaaaattgaattgctaataattttttaatcataaatactaTTAGTTACAGAGAATTAGCATCACTACATTTTGAGTTCAAATAGTGATTTgtgatactttattttataggaaaaaaaacttgcaattttaGTAGGGCAGTATTATTACATTGgcaaatttgaaacataattgatattaaatttaagagaattcaAATCTTATCTTTTAGTAGATGTATTTCGACAGGTTCATTATAAATAaggatttgttaaaaattatgaattaataagcctgaattaataatttttaaattttaaaagaaagctttattttaaaatttaatgctaccagtttttataaataccaTTAGTAGTATAAGCATAACTACATTTGGAGAGTTCAAATAATCATTTGTTCtgctttattttatggaaaaaatctatttcaatgttaaaaataatgctattttattaGGCTAATAAAATTCCctagcaaatttgaaaaataattcgcaTTGAATTGAAGGGAACTGAAATCTTACCTTTTAGTAGATATGTTTTGACATGTTCATTATTGCATTCTCTTCAGAACAAAGACTGCCCATCGAAGTTCATTACAAGACACAGTAATTCCATTATCTTGGCACCTTAGACTTAGAGGTTGGGCAGCTCTGACGAGCAGGGCACATCGACCAGAGGTCTATTGTACCCAAATCCTAAATCGTGATTAGCAAGAAAGCCCTACAGCTGAAATGATGTTCAGCAAGCACCTTACAGGAACGTCTTGCAGTTCCCAGGTATTGACGCAATGCTGTCCTAAATGCTCAAATCTTTGAGCAAAATAGACACCACAATCACAGAGTACGTGTCGTGATGTCTCTTCTTCAACATGACAACCCCGACAAAGAGAATTGGATTCTATTCCCATTATGTGTAGGTGTCTCCTGAGGATGCAGTGACTAGTAAGAAGACCTATGATCTTCCTTAAACTGTTTCGGTTAAGCTTTAAGAGCTCCTTTTGACGTACACAAGGAAATTCGCGATTCACCTCCTTAGCTTGTCTCTGACCGTCAGGAGCACGCCATTGCTCATGAGCAATCTTGCCGTAGAGCTTGAAAATGGATGCCCTAAATGAGGTGGGAGAAATTCCCAGAGCAGGTTCAGGGCCCCAGAAAATTGCATTAGAGCCAGCCCGTGCTGCTTCATCAGTTAGCTCATTTCCACCAATACCCATATGTCAAGATACCTTGTTATGAGCGGACAGGTCGCAGAGGACCGAGAAGCATTCCCACACTAACAAAGAGGTGAATTTTCACCTTGGCAGTGATAGGAGAGCAGCCTGACTGTCAGAACAGATGCGGATAGTCGTATTTTGATATCCCTTGTCTAAGCATATCTTGCAGCACAAGATAATGGCATAGACCTCAGCCTGAAAAACCGTGGCATAGTTTCCTAGGGGGAAGTGAAGTTTAGTACCATCATTGGAGCAATAAATTTCTGCTCCTGATTTGGCACCAATCTTTGAACCATCAGTGTACCATATTAGGCATTTGCCTTTAAGCCACTGAGGAGAATTAAACCATTCATCTCTAGTAGGAAAATTGATCTTGAAAGGCTTGTGAAAAGCGTATCTTAGTGACATATATTCACTAGGCATAATAAAAGAGGGCACCTTAAACGTCTGTTGGTTAATTCTTATGAGGCACGTGATTTACTGTGTAACATAACTGATGTAAAGTTAAAGTGTTTTTTGTACATATTCTGATGAAGCAGTTTTtcaatccattttaaaaatcaagaatatGAATTTTCATCCGTTATTCCAATAAcagtaaatgtttaatcaaatacAGGAAATTACTCGTTGAAGAagcgaaaatttttcaataaatatgcggaaatttttaacattgtgtAATAATCGAGACAACAATCTTTGAAAAGAAGAACAACCAGATATACCTTACTTTTGATGTACCTCACTTTACGCACTTTTGACAACATTACTTTTGATGTACCTACTTTACGCACTTTTGACAATGTTTCTTTTGATGTACCTCACTTTACGCACTTTTAACAACCTTACTTTTGATGTAcaatagaaatttaaacattgaaaatcgCTATCTTGAAATACGTagtagcttaattttttttctataagacaacattctattttaaaaataaacaaaaatgtgtttCATGTTTCTTTCCCCATTGGTTTACAAAGTATCCATTTGTACAAAATTGATGATGCTCTACATATTCGTAttcaccttttttttccatACCTTCTTGGTGCTACCTCTTAGTTTTGTCACCACATGGTGATGTAAGCAGCCTCATTTTGTATCACAACGTCACTTTATTATACCTAGACACCACCTTTATAACTGAAACAGTTGGAAAGTTAAGAAGGGCCACTGTATACATAAATGGGTGATGGCCCAtccaaatgtatttttcaagaaaaattttttataattcacatattttattattttttgaataaatgaaaaaaaaaaattactttacattCTTGTCATCAACTTTTTGAGGGTCAACAACCTACTGGATCTTGTCTGACTTCGTCAGACAATTAGAGgataagaaacaacaacaagTACTTTTCTtagattacatttatattactaggcattttgattaaaaaaacataacgaAACAACAGTTTCTCCAAATTTTTAAGGTTGTTATCTCCTAATGCTAAACAAATTGATGACTTTATACCCAATTTCAGGCCGACTGGCCTATGTAGGGGCCAGGGCCTTGAATCAGAAAGGTTCTGACTTCGAATCCCAGGCAAGGTATGGATGTTCTATCAGTACTATCTATCCTTGCTGGGGGAGCAACCTTGACCCACCttatatggtgcccctgaaagatttgaatattcttttacaaatgatgaattgttaaaaatttatcaataatatataattgcatATAATGAGTTGTTAAAAGTTGATCGCATCTTGTCTAGAAGTTGGGATCAATATTCTTCCAATCATCAATGGGaacaaaattctaaatgaaTAGAGCTATAGGATAGAAAATATCACTGTtgttatcttcaaaatatttgaaaactgaatcgtttatggcaaaatttaaaacaatggctaacttttaaccaatcagaaaattccatttcgattTTCGCTCATGCCGCTGGAACGGCTTGTCGTAGAATGTTCTAATATCGACAGTGACCTNGGAGAAATTCCCAGCGCAGGTTCAGGGCCCCAGAAAATTGCATTAGAGCCAGCCCGTGCTGCTTC
The Parasteatoda tepidariorum isolate YZ-2023 chromosome 9, CAS_Ptep_4.0, whole genome shotgun sequence genome window above contains:
- the LOC107450792 gene encoding uncharacterized protein isoform X1, yielding MNMENSFLNKNLLRPLEDQLRCRICSEFYSNCVMAVCSHNFCSVCIKKRLTTEEDCPCCFEIIQESDLRSNRILDRLVRLYKKLQRDSNNRNTEAQNHSISYSQAQSNSHNPMESDIQMTSVQSSVQCTDILPSNAPCQNSPLIQSIHSQLTDLDYPVKLEIVDCNESSTNDVVMSTNSAEDSIGSDKSDFTEIKRPRENYKQNSKNEMNNHLEKTTNNQIPRANSRISSAAVSWQKMAMPAVSWQRMPPHLLQTLNENKEPLPHHYREMIRIIADDILSFTTNPKKALVKSVAKMCVEKFPILRDNFQNFTIGSGYDHLTNRVISRIENLRRKFSISKTLVDDPKLHSNKKRKQCYDSYGCVAWSPSIPLDETIESLESKKRLLKNCHPNSEMSITLMNQTYYLQRKEINEGAKISDLLIEWPLLFHSTFMLQHFETLTDKNIIEKLGSTIDSKGKDFITFFLACEEKEVKSLIIQNNGKNIVLLILFGIAKYFNEDISILVKMSEVLNQHDVVEIDIPGHPCLVGIGQNALDTEGFMLGIDGCVVNSELNRPETAFSVLFAAYYVFNLEYPKNIAVTLEFFQRCILEMNPLQGSKTQSRKTKQYQGVHPKILKFLKNFNRCTNGLFL
- the LOC107450792 gene encoding uncharacterized protein isoform X4; translated protein: MNMENSFLNKNLLRPLEDQLRCRICSEFYSNCVMAVCSHNFCSVCIKKRLTTEEDCPCCFEIIQESDLRSNRILDRLVRLYKKLQRDSNNRNTEAQNHSISYSQAQSNSHNPMESDIQMTSVQSSVQCTDILPSNAPCQNSPLIQSIHSQLTDLDYPVKLEIVDCNESSTNDVVMSTNSAEDSIGSDKSDFTEIKRPRENYKQNSKNEMNNHLEKTTNNQIPRANSRISSAAVSWQKMAMPAVSWQRMPPHLLQTLNENKEPLPHHYREMIRIIADDILSFTTNPKKALVKSVAKMCVEKFPILRDNFQNFTIGSGYDHLTNRVISRIENLRRKFSISKTLVDDPKLHSNKKRKQCYDSYGCVAWSPSIPLDETIESLESKKRLLKNCHPNSEMSITLMNQTYYLQRKEINEGAKISDLLIEWPLLFHSTFMLQHFETLTDKNIIEKLGSTIDSKGKDFITFFLACEEKEVKSLIIQNNGKNIVLLILFGIAKYFNEDISILVKMSEVLNQHDVVEIDIPGHPCLVGIGVFWK